One genomic segment of Paenibacillus xylanexedens includes these proteins:
- a CDS encoding ABC transporter ATP-binding protein, whose amino-acid sequence MFRLETTKLDIAYEERLIVEDLNIQIPQGKITALVGANGSGKSTILKTMARIMAPKAGNVLLDGKSIHKQSTREVAKQLAILPQNPTAPEGLTVTELVSYGRFPYQKGFGSMRAEDKRMIEWAIEVTAMTEFHDRPIDQLSGGQRQRAWIAMALAQETDILFLDEPTTFLDMAHQLEVLQLLEQLNATANRTIVMVVHDLNHASRYAHHMIGIKKGKAIAHGSPVEVMNSDVLREVFNIEADIVIDPRSGVPLCLPYALAGERQQSKTPEQLVMNSAMVHAGGRTEPRVQATGS is encoded by the coding sequence ATGTTTCGTCTGGAGACGACCAAGCTGGATATCGCTTATGAGGAAAGACTAATTGTAGAGGATCTGAATATTCAGATTCCCCAAGGAAAAATTACAGCACTTGTTGGAGCCAATGGTTCAGGGAAGTCAACCATCCTGAAAACGATGGCACGTATTATGGCTCCAAAAGCAGGTAATGTATTGCTCGACGGGAAGTCCATCCATAAACAGTCCACGCGTGAAGTTGCCAAGCAACTTGCGATTTTGCCACAGAATCCAACAGCCCCTGAAGGTCTTACCGTTACTGAACTGGTATCGTATGGTCGCTTTCCTTATCAAAAAGGATTTGGCTCCATGCGTGCGGAAGATAAACGTATGATTGAATGGGCTATTGAAGTGACAGCCATGACTGAATTCCATGATCGTCCGATTGATCAATTGTCCGGTGGACAGCGTCAACGTGCATGGATTGCCATGGCACTTGCCCAAGAAACAGATATCCTTTTCCTGGACGAGCCGACTACGTTCCTGGATATGGCTCACCAGCTCGAAGTATTGCAATTACTGGAGCAACTGAATGCCACAGCCAACCGTACTATTGTTATGGTTGTGCATGACTTGAATCATGCTTCCCGCTACGCACATCACATGATTGGTATCAAAAAAGGTAAAGCCATCGCTCATGGTTCACCTGTAGAAGTTATGAATTCGGATGTACTTCGTGAAGTATTCAACATTGAAGCAGATATCGTGATCGATCCGCGTTCCGGTGTACCGCTCTGCTTGCCTTACGCTCTTGCAGGCGAACGCCAGCAATCGAAGACGCCAGAGCAGCTGGTTATGAACAGTGCGATGGTTCATGCTGGAGGACGGACAGAACCACGTGTTCAAGCGACAGGAAGTTAA